In Pseudomonas fluorescens, a genomic segment contains:
- a CDS encoding sugar ABC transporter substrate-binding protein: protein MHRYSLLVAAFLLLFSQWTFAAYRIGVSIARVDDNFMTYVRTGLENAAKQQDVQIQFEDAQGDVVRQLNQVEGFLNQKVDAVIVLPVDTAATANMTRAAVAAKTPLVYVNRHPDERTLPKGVVTVASNDIEAGQLQMRYLADKLGGKGHVAIIMGDLAQNATHDRTEGAKQVLKDFPGIKVVEQQSAEWQRSKGMDLTSNWLLAGTQFDAIVANNDEMAIGAAMALQQAGKAKGEIAIIGIDGLPDGLAAIKRGMLTASVFQDPKAQATQAVQSAIKMIKGEPIESEVWVPFELIKPEQVAVFEQRYK from the coding sequence ATGCATCGCTATTCATTGCTTGTTGCTGCGTTTTTACTGCTGTTCAGCCAATGGACCTTCGCCGCGTATCGCATCGGCGTGAGCATCGCGCGGGTCGACGATAATTTCATGACCTACGTGCGCACCGGCCTGGAAAATGCCGCTAAACAACAGGACGTGCAGATCCAGTTCGAAGACGCCCAGGGCGACGTGGTGCGCCAGCTCAACCAGGTCGAAGGCTTTCTCAACCAGAAAGTCGACGCCGTGATCGTGCTGCCGGTGGACACCGCCGCCACCGCCAACATGACCCGCGCCGCCGTGGCGGCCAAGACGCCGCTGGTGTACGTCAACCGCCATCCGGATGAGCGCACCTTGCCCAAGGGCGTCGTCACCGTGGCGTCCAACGATATCGAAGCCGGGCAATTGCAGATGCGCTACCTCGCGGACAAACTCGGCGGCAAAGGCCATGTGGCGATCATCATGGGCGACCTCGCGCAGAACGCCACCCATGACCGCACCGAAGGCGCCAAGCAGGTGCTCAAGGACTTTCCCGGCATCAAGGTGGTGGAGCAGCAAAGCGCCGAGTGGCAACGCAGCAAGGGCATGGACCTGACCAGCAACTGGTTGCTGGCGGGCACGCAGTTCGATGCCATCGTGGCCAACAACGATGAAATGGCGATTGGCGCGGCCATGGCCTTGCAACAGGCGGGCAAGGCCAAGGGTGAGATCGCGATTATCGGCATCGACGGCTTGCCCGACGGCTTGGCGGCGATCAAGCGAGGCATGCTCACCGCCTCGGTGTTCCAGGACCCCAAGGCCCAGGCCACTCAGGCAGTGCAGTCTGCGATCAAGATGATCAAGGGCGAGCCGATCGAGTCGGAGGTGTGGGTGCCGTTCGAGCTCATCAAGCCTGAACAGGTGGCGGTGTTCGAACAGCGCTACAAATAA
- the yghU gene encoding glutathione-dependent disulfide-bond oxidoreductase yields the protein MTEYVPPKVWTWDTESGGTFASINRPIAGATHEKTLPIGKHPLQLYSLATPNGQKVTILLEELLALGHRGAEYDAWLIKIGDGDQFGSGFVAVNPNSKIPALMDHSGAQPIRVFESGAILQYLAEKFGAFFPTEPAARAECLSWLFWQMGSAPYLGGGFGHFYAYAPSKMEYPINRFAMETKRQLDVLDQRLAVSEYIAGDEYTIADIAIWPWYGGLVKGRLYGAAEFLSVHEYKHVQRWAEAIEARPAVQRGRRVNRVSGEPHEQLAERHDASDLD from the coding sequence ATGACCGAGTATGTACCCCCGAAAGTCTGGACCTGGGACACCGAAAGCGGCGGCACCTTCGCCAGCATCAACCGCCCGATTGCCGGCGCCACCCATGAAAAGACACTGCCAATCGGCAAGCACCCGTTGCAGTTGTATTCCCTGGCCACGCCCAACGGGCAGAAGGTCACCATCTTGCTTGAAGAATTGCTGGCCCTGGGGCACCGCGGCGCGGAGTACGACGCCTGGCTGATCAAGATCGGCGATGGCGACCAGTTCGGCAGCGGCTTTGTCGCGGTCAACCCGAACTCCAAGATCCCGGCCTTGATGGACCACAGCGGCGCCCAGCCGATTCGCGTGTTCGAGTCCGGCGCGATCCTGCAGTACCTGGCCGAGAAGTTCGGCGCGTTCTTCCCCACCGAGCCAGCGGCCCGCGCGGAGTGCTTGTCGTGGCTGTTCTGGCAGATGGGCAGCGCGCCTTACCTGGGCGGTGGCTTCGGGCATTTCTATGCCTATGCACCGAGCAAGATGGAATACCCGATCAACCGTTTTGCCATGGAGACCAAGCGCCAACTGGACGTGCTTGACCAGCGCCTGGCGGTGAGCGAATACATCGCCGGGGATGAATACACCATCGCCGACATTGCCATCTGGCCGTGGTACGGCGGGCTGGTCAAAGGCCGCTTGTATGGGGCCGCGGAGTTTCTGTCGGTGCATGAGTACAAACATGTACAGCGCTGGGCGGAGGCGATTGAAGCGCGGCCGGCGGTGCAGCGTGGGCGGCGGGTGAATCGGGTGTCGGGCGAGCCCCATGAGCAGTTGGCCGAGCGGCATGACGCAAGTGACCTGGACTGA